A region of Anguilla anguilla isolate fAngAng1 chromosome 18, fAngAng1.pri, whole genome shotgun sequence DNA encodes the following proteins:
- the atoh7 gene encoding protein atonal homolog 7 codes for MRSCQPGSADSSSETESKSPEKYENVTRRRTAANARERKRMQGLNTAFDRLRKVVPQWSQDKKLSKYETLQMALSYIMALNRILIDARRHSAPHCQWLDLHIGSIQQDNYPCYFGQSSPASNEHLHPSPYQCDCFHITN; via the coding sequence ATGAGGTCCTGTCAGCCCGGCTCTGCAGATTCCAGCTCTGAAACGGAGTCTAAAAGTCCGGAGAAGTATGAGAATGTGACACGGCGGAGGACGGCAGCCAACGCCcgcgagaggaagaggatgcaGGGCCTGAACACAGCATTCGACCGCCTGCGCAAAGTCGTCCCTCAGTGGAGCCAGGACAAAAAACTCTCAAAGTACGAGACCCTGCAAATGGCCCTGAGCTACATAATGGCCCTCAATCGGATTCTAATAGATGCCCGGAGGCACAGCGCCCCCCACTGTCAGTGGCTGGATCTGCACATTGGGAGTATACAGCAAGACAACTATCCTTGTTATTTTGGACAAAGCTCTCCAGCAAGCAATGAGCACCTTCATCCCTCTCCTTATCAGTGTGACTGCTTCCACATCACTAATTAG
- the pkd2l1 gene encoding polycystic kidney disease 2-like 1 protein: MQASFLNNRAESHFTPSLECELDSLGGEGIVNLGYSRSPPLSPLSTIYNPKSVLANPYGSSCKLDLPAPVAAESKSPSDHQGKPSTGCCSFITRAVRGLWGTTLTENTAENREMFVKTTLRELMVYIIFLLDICLLTYGMTSSNAYYYNNAMTDLFVNTPSASGVTFQSISDMGDFWDYAQGPLLDGLYWTKWYNEQSLQSSAQLNGQSFIYYENLLLGVPRMRQLKVVNNSCTVHKDFRQNITGCYDVYSAEKEDTSAFGLINGTAWQYHTEKELKGSSHWAILTTYGGGGFYQDLKMSKDESAAVILELKQNLWLDRGTRVVFIDFSAYNANINLFCVISLVVEFPASGGAIPSYQIRTVKLIRYISTWDYFIIGCEMVFCVFILYYVVEETLEIRIHKLSYFSSIWNILDVLVILLAIVAIIFNVFRTIKVDKLLGKLLEQPDIYADFEFLAFWQTQYNNMNAMNLFFAWIKVFKYISFNKTMTQLSSTLARCAKDILGFAIMFFIVFFAYAQLGYLVFGTEVESFSTFVKCIFTQFRIILGDFDYDAIDQANRILGPLYFVTYVFFVFFVLLNMFLAIINDTYSEVKEELSKETDDLQITDIIKQSYTKTFMKLKFKKERITDVQKALQSGSKELEFKDFRETLKEMGHADSEISAAFSKFDRDGNHILDEEEQTNMKRELKEKRDALNAEINTLGKHYGKKVLAHAKEQEDGQSDSNGGITVSQEEFTMLVRQVLQLEDSVATIMGKMDLPASSGSKNNTTMPTLLAHIFENERPAPDGTVQAPVMGTTFGENANNYGNLKHRYAGSNWPISPGGYSRSHM, from the exons ATGCAGGCTTCATTCCTGAACAACCGGGCAGAGAGTCACTTCACCCCCTCGCTGGAGTGTGAATTGGACAGCTTGGGCGGCGAAGGCATAGTGAACCTGGGGTACAGCCGTTCCCCCCCGCTCTCGCCCCTAAGCACCATCTACAACCCAAAGTCTGTTCTGGCGAACCCCTATGGCAGCTCATGTAAGCTGGACCTGCCTGCTCCTGTGGCTGCTGAGTCCAAGAGCCCCAGTGACCACCAGGGGAAACCATCCACTGGATGCTGTTCTTTCATCACCCGAGCAGTGCGCG GACTGTGGGGAACCACACTGACAGAGAACACAGCAGAGAACCGGGAGATGTTTGTAAAGACTACTCTTAGAGAGCTGATGGTCTACATCATCTTCCTCCTGGATATATGTCTAT TGACGTATGGCATGACCAGCTCAAACGCCTACTACTACAATAATGCCATGACTGATCTGTTTGTGAACACACCCAGTGCGAGTGGCGTTACATTTCAGTCCATTAGTGACATGGGAGATTTCTGGGAT TATGCACAGGGACCATTACTGGATGGGCTTTACTGGACAAAGTGGTACAACGAGCAGTCGCTGCAGTCAAGTGCGCAGCTCAACGGGCAGTCCTTTATCTACTATGAAAACTTGCTGTTGGGAGTCCCCAGAATGAGGCAGCTGAAGGTGGTGAACAACTCCTGCACGGTGCACAAAGACTTCCGGCAAAACATCACAGGTTGTTACGATGTCTACAGCGCCGAGAAAGAGGACACTTCTGCATTTGGCCTCATCAATGGAACTGC CTGGCAGTACCACACTGAGAAGGAGCTGAAGGGTTCTTCTCACTGGGCCATCCTGACCACATATGGGGGCGGCGGCTTTTACCAGGACCTCAAAATGTCCAAGGATGAAAGTGCCGCAGTGATACTGGAGCTGAAACAGAACCTGTGGCTGGACCGTGGAACCAGGGTGGTTTTCATCGACTTTTCTGCTTACAATGCCAACATCAATCTATTCTGTGTCATCAG cCTAGTCGTTGAATTTCCAGCCAGTGGAGGGGCAATACCATCTTATCAGATCAGGACAGTGAAGCTGATTCGCTACATCAGCACCTGGGACTACTTCATCATTGGCTGTGAAatggtgttctgtgtgttcatCTTATACTATGTGGTAGAGGAGACCCTGGAGATACGCATACACAAGCTGTCCTATTTCTCAAGTATTTGGAACATTCTGGACGTGCTGGTCATTCTG ctggCAATTGTTGCAATCATATTCAATGTGTTCCGGACCATCAAAGTGGATAAATTACTGGGAAAGCTGCTGGAACAGCCAGATATTTATGCAGACTTTGAATTTCTGGCATTTTGGCAAACCCAGTACAACAACATGAATGCCATGAATTTATTCTTTGCATGGATAAAG GTGTTCAAGTACATCAGTTTCAATAAGACAATGACACAGCTGTCCTCCACGCTGGCACGCTGTGCCAAGGACATCCTGGGCTTCGCCATCATGTTCTTCATCGTCTTCTTCGCTTATGCTCAGCTGGGATACCTGGTCTTTGGAACAGAGGTGGAGTCCTTCAGTACCTTTGTGAAATGCAT CTTCACCCAGTTCAGAATTATCCTAGGAGATTTTGACTACGATGCCATTGACCAAGCCAACAGAATTCTGGGACCCCTATATTTTGTCACCTATGTGTTCTTTGTCTTCTTTGTGCTGCTG AATATGTTCCTGGCCATCATCAATGACACATATTCAGAGGTCAAGGAGGAGCTGTCCAAGGAGACAGATGACCTCCAGATTACTGATATAATAAAACAG AGCTACACGAAGACCTTTATGAAACTTAAATTCAAAAAGGAAAGAATCACTGATGTGCAGAAGGCCTTACAATCAGGATCAAAGGAACTAGAGTTTAAAGACTTCAGAGAAACCCTGAAAGA AATGGGCCATGCGGACAGTGAGATCTCAGCAGCGTTCTCCAAATTTGATCGTGATGGTAACCACATTCTGGATGAGGAGGAACAGACCAATATGAAACGCGAGCTGAAGGAGAAAAGG GATGCTCTAAATGCTGAGATAAACACCCTTGGAAAACACTATGGTAAGAAGGTGCTGGCCCACGCAAAAGAGCAGGAAGACGGGCAGAGCGACAGTAATGGAGGAATCACAGTGTCCCAGGAGGAGTTCACTAT GTTGGTTAGGCAGGTTCTTCAGCTGGAGGATTCAGTAGCAACCATTATGGGGAAAATGGACCTCCCAGCCAGCAGTGGATCCAAGAACAATACAACAATGCCCACACTACTTGCCCATATCTTTGAG AATGAAAGGCCTGCCCCTGACGGCACTGTACAGGCCCCTGTGATGGGAACCACCTTTGGGGAGAATGCTAATAACTATGGAAACCTAAAGCATCGGTACGCTGGATCCAACTGGCCCATCAGTCCCGGGGGCTACTCTAGGAGCCACATGTGA